The region TTAGTTGTTATCCATAATGCATTTTTCAGTAAAATAAATTTGTATATCAGTGTTCTTTGAGAATTTTGTAAGTCATAAACATATGAAAAATTATAGGAGTGAAGTTGCTTAACTAATTTATAATAAATCTTTAAATTCCATAAAGAAACACGGTTATCTTCAATAATATTATTGAAATATGGGGTTATCATCATTAGTTTTTTATATAATGATGATGTTAGTAAGATAATATGAGCATTTGGGTGTCTCCTTTTAATGCTTTTGAATATTCCATCTGATTGGATTAGGTCACCAAATGCACCATGCTTTATTATCAGTATGTTTTGTTTTTTTTGTTGCATGCTTTATTTTTCAATTTACTAATCGAGTTATATATATTCATGATGTTCTCAGAGAAGGCTCGCTCACTATAGTATTCTAGAAATTTTTTATATCCATTTTTTGCTAACAGCTTTCCAAGCACATGATCATTAATTACTTTTTTAATAGCACTAACTAGCTGATCAACATTGTCAATTTCAACAAGCAAACCATCGTAGTTATCAATAATAATAGCTTTTGGTCCAGGTGATTTACAGCTAACATTTGGCTTTTTTGCTGCCCATGCCTCAATAATAACTGCTCCAAAAGCATCATTTCTTGATGGAAAAACACAAATATCTGCAGATGCCATTAACGCCTCTTTATCATCCCTCCATCCAAGAAACTTTACACGACAGGATAAACCAAGCCTTTCAGTTTGTTCTTTTAAGTCCTTAGTAAGTGGTCCTGTACCTGCAATCCAAAGGTATGCTTCAGGAATTTTAACCATTGCATTTATTAAAATATCTATACCCTTCACTGGATGAAGTCGTGATAATGATAATAGTAGTGGTTTATCTTCTGGTGTATCAAAATCTTTTCTTGATAATTTTGTAGAAATATTTTTTTTTGTATAGATTGGCAGCTCATATATTTTTGAAAGCTCTATGCCTTGTGCAGCTATATGAATTTTTAATTCCTTTGTAAGTGCGATGTGATAATCACAGGCCTTAAATCTTTTAACACCTCTATAGCCACTATGCCAACCAATATTAACGTGTTCTCCATTTATCAAAAAACTACTAGCTCGCCCCATCCAATAGTGAGCAATATCTGGCTTAAATTCTTTAATAACTTTAGATATTATAAATTTAGTTGAACATTTGAATAATTTATTAAATGAAACTGCTTTATACGGAATTTTAAGCTCTCTTAGCTTTGTAATACCTTTTATATTTTTTTTATTTACTATTGCATATTGTTCTACATTGATATTATTTAATGCAGTGAGTGCATCAATATAAAATATCTCCGCTCCTCCATCAGAGTAACCTCCCATTAGTTGCAATACTTTCAAAATTTAATTTTTCTAATAAATGGGATTAATCTACCTAATTTTCTTTGCCAATTAATCCATTTTCTGGAACTTGAAAAATCTTGTTTTTTACAGTCTATCAATGTCATATCTCCGCATCCTGAAATAGTATGTAATCCATCAGAAAACTCCTTATGTAAATAAGGTTTTATTGATTTTATCTTTTTTGCTTTAAAGGTTTTTGGAGTGAGTTCTAATATTTTAATAATATTAATTTGTCCACCATATGTTCTACTGGAATCTTGAACAGGTAAATGTATTAGATTGTCTGATATGTATGGTTTGCCTCCAGGTCGACTTAATTCAATATTGTTGCTGACAGGGTTTTTATCATGAACTTTCCAATCTCCCAATAATCTATCAGAATATGCAATATTCATTTCTCTAAGAGCTTTCTTATTTTTCCCTGGTAATGAATAAAACATCCACCATTTACTATTATGCTTAATTATACTTGTATCTATCATAGGTGTGTTTGGAATCACTTCCTTTACTCTCTTCCATTTTGTTGGAAAATTTAACGCTTCATATATATATGTCTTTCCAGACTTGCTTGACTCAGGGACCATATAAATTTTATTCCCATCCTCAATAAGAAAAGGGTAGGATAAATGTGTTTTTTCATTTAATACGTTCTGAGTTGATAATTTTTTTAAATTTTTATCAAAAGTAATACAATCAATCCTCCCTTTTTTTTCTCTGTAATCTAAAAATTCAACAAACAAATAAAGTTTATTATTTTTCCAAATGCCAAATGGATCGGCAAAAAATTGATATGAATTATCAGGTTGAACCCAAATAATATTTTTTTTACTTGGTTTTTGTGAAAATTTTAAAAGGGGTTGTTTAGCAATGCCAACTATCCATAAATCAGTTTCATATTTTTTTTTCATTTATTTTTTTAATTATTCATGAGTTTAGTTATCAAATACCTTTATTACTCAAAGGAATAATCCCAATAGAAGCAGTATCTTCAAGGAAGAGAAATAGTTTTTTATCTTTAAATTTTAAGTCTCTTATTCTCTCTTTCACAGATATTCTTTTTAATTCTGTCGGCATTTTTTTAGAATTTAATTTAAAGAACCATAGAGATTTATTTGCCATTGATGCTGCAACATATGTTTTTTTTCCTATTTTTATAACTTCAGAAATTCCAATCGAAGGAACAAAATATTTAATCGGTTCTATAAAGCTTTTTACTTTATGCGATTTGGAGATAGGTGCCTCTTCTCCATAATGAGCGCCATATGATGCAAGAGGCCATCCATAGTTCTTTTTTTTAGCTGCTAACTCATTAAATTCAATTATATTAATCTCATCACCACCAGCTGGCCCATGTTCAGTTTCAAGTAAAAAATTATTTTTTTTATCATAATATAAACCTTCTGGATTGCGGTGTCCCATAGAAATAATCTCGTAGGTTGTATCATGGATATTAATTTTTATAATTTTCCCATTAACTTTTGAGATTTCTTGAGATAGATAGCTTGATTTACGTCCATATGTGCCAATTGAAAGAAGAATGTGATCATTATCAAATGCTACAATTCTGCCACCAGCTTCATGAGCGTTAAATTTTCGATTGAATTTTATGCAGTCAGTTGCTGAAAATAACTTTATAAAGTTAATTTTTTTATAGTCTATCTTTGAAAAGAGGACTCCGGTATTCCAGCAATCATTTGAAATTTCTTCGGTATATGATAAAAAAATTAAATTATTTGAAATTGTCAAATCTTTAAAAGAAAATCTTGATTCGGACTCATCTCCTTTTAAAAACTGT is a window of Methylophilales bacterium DNA encoding:
- a CDS encoding glycosyltransferase family 4 protein, giving the protein MKVLQLMGGYSDGGAEIFYIDALTALNNINVEQYAIVNKKNIKGITKLRELKIPYKAVSFNKLFKCSTKFIISKVIKEFKPDIAHYWMGRASSFLINGEHVNIGWHSGYRGVKRFKACDYHIALTKELKIHIAAQGIELSKIYELPIYTKKNISTKLSRKDFDTPEDKPLLLSLSRLHPVKGIDILINAMVKIPEAYLWIAGTGPLTKDLKEQTERLGLSCRVKFLGWRDDKEALMASADICVFPSRNDAFGAVIIEAWAAKKPNVSCKSPGPKAIIIDNYDGLLVEIDNVDQLVSAIKKVINDHVLGKLLAKNGYKKFLEYYSERAFSENIMNIYNSISKLKNKACNKKNKTY
- a CDS encoding PQQ-dependent sugar dehydrogenase — its product is MLSKKSFIFSLLLIVSFFLGAQFLKQEIWPFGRGYDDTIKKFLKYGFDYKDIVTEETRIQNLRKFYLDLELNAKKSLRNITASKENDVLLADGLVMDKYLIEPQIFAHGIAKITPGSGYLDFYDDKLFILSSRGILGFSDYIGNEKIEFQQVENNLNLFLNEKQFLKGDESESRFSFKDLTISNNLIFLSYTEEISNDCWNTGVLFSKIDYKKINFIKLFSATDCIKFNRKFNAHEAGGRIVAFDNDHILLSIGTYGRKSSYLSQEISKVNGKIIKINIHDTTYEIISMGHRNPEGLYYDKKNNFLLETEHGPAGGDEINIIEFNELAAKKKNYGWPLASYGAHYGEEAPISKSHKVKSFIEPIKYFVPSIGISEVIKIGKKTYVAASMANKSLWFFKLNSKKMPTELKRISVKERIRDLKFKDKKLFLFLEDTASIGIIPLSNKGI